One part of the Microlunatus elymi genome encodes these proteins:
- a CDS encoding ABC transporter ATP-binding protein produces the protein MTKQPVELPQPGIAGETRPVTPRRLQTNNVSLGYGGRQIVSDLSLQVPTGQVSVIIGANGCGKSTLLRGMARLLTPAGGAVLLDGKNVHSMPSKEVAKIMGLLPQSPNAPEGITVADLVGRGRYPHQGWFRQWTADDDRAVTAALIATDTLALADRPIDEMSGGQRQRVWIAMALAQETDVLLLDEPTTFLDLAHQLEVLDLLTDLNRRRGTTIVVVMHDLNLACRYADHLVAMCDGQVISSGTPREVITAELMRDVFGLSATVIDDPVSHTPTIIPIGRHHCDDLTP, from the coding sequence ATGACCAAGCAACCGGTCGAGCTGCCGCAACCGGGGATCGCGGGCGAGACCCGGCCGGTGACACCGCGACGGCTGCAGACGAACAACGTCAGCCTCGGCTACGGCGGCCGGCAGATCGTGTCCGACCTTTCGCTGCAGGTGCCAACCGGGCAGGTGTCGGTGATCATCGGTGCCAACGGCTGCGGCAAGTCCACCCTGCTGCGCGGGATGGCACGGCTGCTGACCCCGGCCGGCGGCGCGGTGCTGCTGGACGGCAAGAACGTACATTCCATGCCCAGCAAGGAAGTCGCCAAGATCATGGGGCTGCTGCCGCAGTCGCCGAACGCACCCGAGGGCATCACCGTTGCCGACCTGGTCGGTCGCGGCCGTTACCCCCACCAAGGCTGGTTCCGGCAGTGGACCGCCGACGACGATCGTGCCGTCACCGCGGCGCTGATCGCGACCGACACCCTCGCGCTGGCCGATCGGCCGATCGACGAGATGAGCGGCGGGCAGCGGCAGCGGGTGTGGATCGCGATGGCGCTGGCGCAGGAGACCGATGTGCTGCTGCTGGACGAACCCACCACGTTCCTTGACCTTGCACATCAGCTCGAGGTGCTCGACCTGCTGACCGATCTGAATCGCCGTCGGGGCACGACCATCGTGGTGGTGATGCACGATCTCAACCTGGCGTGTCGGTACGCGGATCATCTGGTTGCGATGTGCGACGGTCAGGTGATCTCCAGCGGTACGCCGCGCGAAGTGATCACCGCCGAGTTGATGCGCGACGTGTTCGGGCTGTCCGCCACCGTGATCGACGACCCCGTCTCCCACACCCCGACCATCATCCCGATCGGCCGCCACCACTGCGACGACCTCACCCCCTGA
- a CDS encoding BlaI/MecI/CopY family transcriptional regulator: protein MRSRRRSRGGLEEAVVEVLSKAKRPMTTAEVREALGGDLAYTTVMTVLARLHGKSAVTRQAEGRGYAYAAIRDPAERTARRMQHLLAGDADSATVLTRFVDNLSPADEATLRALLEVDRPSAP from the coding sequence GTGCGGTCACGACGCCGATCCCGCGGCGGCCTGGAAGAGGCGGTCGTGGAGGTGCTCAGCAAGGCCAAGCGGCCGATGACCACGGCCGAGGTGCGCGAAGCGCTCGGCGGGGACCTCGCCTACACCACCGTGATGACCGTACTTGCCCGGCTGCACGGCAAGTCCGCGGTGACCCGTCAGGCCGAGGGCCGCGGCTATGCGTACGCAGCGATCCGCGACCCGGCCGAGCGGACCGCTCGTCGGATGCAGCATCTGCTCGCCGGCGATGCCGACTCGGCGACCGTGCTGACCCGGTTCGTCGACAACCTGAGCCCCGCCGACGAAGCAACTCTGCGCGCCCTGCTCGAGGTCGATCGGCCCTCCGCACCATGA
- a CDS encoding M56 family metallopeptidase, translating into MMIAGAAAALLALLVFAGVAPVLGRRIQAWQATGILVLGSVLAAGSAILVLGVLASTWLGELTWVRAIVPWSERTLTLTNPVPVQIGMASTGILTFFLLAGGYVAVRRICRQVALLRAAPTGRVGTDAWAGMLPPSSSATDLTSRTEQAALLDRAVLLDDPVPDAFSLPKPVDRIFLTNAMVNRLNPAEREIVLLHERAHLRYHHGWLRLAAQLAADFVPVLRPAATAARAATERWADEYAARRIGDRRAVALAIARVGLLHPSTQSDVPAGVRSAAGDGEVPRRVRALLAPAPVARTGLAGILVALLLTAGVSSAMVALTGEDLFEDATPAAPTTVVTVPGALPHQQAHVRQR; encoded by the coding sequence ATGATGATCGCGGGCGCGGCCGCTGCCTTGCTGGCGCTGCTGGTCTTCGCCGGCGTCGCCCCGGTTCTCGGTCGCCGCATCCAGGCCTGGCAGGCGACCGGCATCCTGGTTCTGGGCAGCGTCCTGGCCGCCGGCTCGGCGATCCTGGTGCTCGGCGTACTCGCCTCCACCTGGCTCGGCGAGCTGACCTGGGTGCGGGCGATCGTGCCGTGGTCGGAGCGGACGTTGACCCTGACCAATCCGGTTCCGGTGCAGATCGGTATGGCCAGTACGGGGATCCTGACGTTCTTCCTGCTGGCCGGTGGGTACGTGGCCGTCCGCCGGATCTGCCGCCAGGTGGCGTTGCTGCGTGCTGCTCCGACCGGCCGGGTCGGCACGGATGCCTGGGCCGGGATGCTGCCGCCCTCGTCCAGCGCCACCGACCTGACGTCCAGGACGGAGCAGGCGGCCCTGCTCGATCGGGCGGTGTTGCTGGACGACCCGGTGCCGGACGCCTTCAGCCTGCCGAAGCCGGTCGACCGGATCTTCCTCACCAACGCGATGGTGAACCGGTTGAATCCGGCGGAGCGGGAGATCGTGTTACTGCACGAGCGCGCCCATCTGCGCTATCACCACGGCTGGCTGCGGCTGGCTGCCCAACTCGCGGCCGATTTCGTACCGGTCCTGCGGCCCGCCGCGACGGCCGCCAGAGCAGCCACCGAACGATGGGCCGACGAGTATGCCGCCCGCCGGATCGGAGATCGCCGCGCGGTCGCGCTCGCGATCGCCCGAGTCGGTCTGCTCCATCCCTCGACTCAGTCCGACGTGCCGGCAGGTGTCCGGTCCGCGGCCGGCGACGGCGAGGTGCCCCGTCGGGTCCGAGCTCTGCTCGCACCGGCACCCGTTGCGCGTACGGGATTGGCGGGCATCCTGGTCGCCTTGCTGTTGACCGCCGGTGTCTCCAGCGCGATGGTGGCGTTGACCGGCGAGGACCTGTTCGAGGATGCGACGCCGGCGGCGCCGACCACCGTCGTCACTGTCCCCGGGGCACTGCCGCATCAGCAGGCGCACGTCCGTCAGCGGTGA
- a CDS encoding phosphatase PAP2 family protein, whose product MSGDELIFDRIQQFRATTPALHQPLAAYALWGGLALLACLLIIGWWFIARRADRPYRAVAIAVLTGVGSVVALLANQHLLSPLIARPRPCQVIAGVHPLLACNSDFSMPSDHAVIAGALAAGMILLNRRLGVLAAVLALLLAFSRVYVGVHYPSDVLAGLIFGAAVTVMLILVLRVPVERLARALPARLGILVAAGPMRRSGDRSASAIVESPERATDG is encoded by the coding sequence ATGAGCGGGGACGAGTTGATCTTCGATCGCATCCAGCAGTTCCGGGCAACGACCCCGGCGCTGCATCAGCCGCTCGCCGCGTACGCGTTGTGGGGCGGGCTGGCGTTGCTGGCTTGCCTGTTGATCATCGGCTGGTGGTTCATCGCCCGCCGTGCCGACCGCCCGTACCGGGCGGTGGCGATCGCCGTGCTGACCGGTGTCGGCAGCGTCGTCGCGCTGTTGGCCAATCAGCACCTGTTGTCACCGCTGATCGCCCGTCCGCGGCCGTGCCAGGTGATCGCAGGCGTACATCCCTTGCTGGCTTGCAATTCCGACTTCTCGATGCCGAGTGATCATGCGGTGATCGCCGGCGCCCTGGCAGCCGGGATGATCTTGCTGAATCGCCGGCTGGGGGTGTTGGCAGCGGTGCTGGCGCTGCTGCTCGCCTTCAGCCGGGTGTACGTCGGAGTGCATTATCCGTCCGATGTGCTCGCCGGACTGATCTTCGGCGCCGCCGTGACGGTGATGTTGATCTTGGTCCTGCGCGTACCGGTCGAACGGCTGGCGCGGGCTCTTCCCGCCCGGCTGGGAATCCTCGTGGCCGCCGGACCGATGCGTCGATCGGGGGACCGTTCGGCCTCAGCGATCGTCGAATCACCCGAGAGGGCGACGGATGGCTGA
- a CDS encoding universal stress protein, which translates to MAGRLVVGVDGSTGSARALEYAAAEAARGGLVLEIVNALDLPTDVDFYGVRLAAPDIEAMQSYAENLLNSARAKVSELHPEVTCETRYEIGNTSNVLIDASHGATAMVLGTRGMGAAGRTFLGSVSTRLASDAKCPLFVINEDHDLPTSGPVVVGVDDSEFSIAALRFAMEEAERRGVELRVVTAYRTPALAIPVDSDVINNLHSSEQDGAEKLIAKVVAAARQADPINVRIEEVAVEAAPAEAILSQSADAQLIVVGSHGKGWAKRLFVGSVSRHVLHSAERPVAVVNHHES; encoded by the coding sequence ATGGCTGGTCGTCTGGTTGTCGGTGTGGACGGTTCGACGGGCAGCGCCCGCGCCCTGGAGTACGCGGCGGCCGAGGCAGCCCGCGGCGGGCTCGTACTGGAGATCGTGAACGCGCTCGATCTGCCGACCGATGTCGACTTCTACGGCGTAAGGCTGGCGGCGCCCGACATCGAGGCCATGCAGTCCTACGCCGAGAACCTGCTCAACTCGGCCAGGGCCAAAGTGTCCGAGCTGCATCCCGAGGTGACCTGCGAGACCCGGTACGAGATCGGCAACACCAGCAACGTCCTGATCGACGCGTCGCACGGCGCGACCGCGATGGTGCTGGGCACCCGCGGGATGGGCGCGGCAGGCCGTACCTTCCTCGGCTCGGTCAGCACCCGGCTGGCCTCCGACGCCAAGTGTCCGCTGTTCGTGATCAACGAGGATCACGACCTGCCCACCTCGGGACCGGTCGTGGTCGGTGTGGACGACTCCGAATTCAGCATCGCCGCGCTGCGGTTCGCGATGGAGGAGGCGGAACGACGCGGGGTGGAACTGCGCGTGGTCACGGCCTACCGGACCCCGGCGCTGGCCATCCCGGTCGATTCGGACGTGATCAACAACCTGCACAGCTCCGAGCAGGACGGCGCCGAGAAGCTGATCGCCAAGGTCGTCGCGGCCGCCCGCCAGGCCGATCCGATCAACGTCCGGATCGAGGAGGTTGCCGTCGAGGCAGCCCCCGCCGAAGCCATCCTCAGCCAGTCCGCCGACGCGCAGTTGATCGTCGTCGGTTCGCACGGCAAGGGCTGGGCCAAGCGCCTCTTCGTCGGCTCGGTCAGCCGCCACGTCCTGCACAGCGCCGAGCGCCCGGTCGCCGTCGTCAACCACCACGAGTCCTGA
- a CDS encoding TetR/AcrR family transcriptional regulator: MRSDQRTERTFTERARRAQILDAAVDVLAERGYNGASLSAIAERIGVSKGVISYHFAGKDELLREVVSSVLADSRDYMGPRVESATSYAAALHAYVQSNLEFLDQNRHRIVALIEVVNGTPPDRPAPYGPGHRNAVRSLTGMLERGQQSGEFGKFDPHFVAVALRAAIDACSELLRDDPEADVKAYGAQVLEIFERGVRP; encoded by the coding sequence ATGCGGTCAGATCAGCGTACGGAGCGGACGTTCACCGAGCGGGCGCGGCGGGCCCAGATCCTCGATGCGGCGGTCGACGTGCTGGCCGAGCGGGGCTACAACGGGGCGTCGCTGTCGGCCATCGCCGAGCGGATCGGCGTCAGCAAGGGCGTGATCTCCTACCACTTCGCCGGCAAGGACGAGTTGCTGCGCGAGGTGGTCAGCTCGGTGCTCGCCGACTCACGCGACTACATGGGCCCACGGGTGGAGTCGGCCACCTCGTACGCGGCGGCACTGCACGCTTATGTGCAGTCCAACCTCGAGTTCCTGGACCAGAATCGGCACCGGATCGTCGCGTTGATCGAAGTGGTCAACGGCACGCCGCCGGACCGACCGGCCCCGTACGGACCGGGTCATCGGAACGCGGTCAGATCGTTGACCGGGATGCTGGAGCGCGGCCAGCAGTCGGGTGAGTTCGGCAAATTCGATCCCCACTTCGTCGCGGTTGCGCTGCGCGCCGCGATCGACGCCTGTTCGGAGCTGCTGCGAGACGATCCCGAAGCGGACGTGAAGGCTTATGGGGCACAGGTGCTGGAGATCTTCGAGCGGGGCGTACGGCCGTGA
- a CDS encoding ABC transporter ATP-binding protein has translation MNAVDSSLPPVPETPGKAAAISAAVDALRIDELRKTFGDTVAVDDVDLSVPQGAFFGLVGPNGAGKTTLLSMAVGLLTPDRGNAWVSGAAIWPVAGSEQAKAALGVLPSGLAMPPRLTGAELLHYLGLLRGMRAAVVKARTDELLDVLDLRAAERTLIGDYSTGMQKKIGLAAALLHGPRVLVADEPFEAVDPVSAAVVRAILDGFLAAGGTVIMSSHVMALVEQLCDHVAVLDHGRVLRAGTLDQVRAELTLQEAFAALVGAKPPSRGLSWYES, from the coding sequence GTGAACGCAGTCGACTCGTCACTGCCACCCGTACCCGAGACGCCCGGCAAGGCCGCAGCCATAAGCGCCGCGGTCGACGCGTTGCGGATCGACGAACTTCGCAAGACGTTCGGTGACACGGTGGCGGTTGATGACGTCGACCTGTCCGTTCCGCAGGGTGCATTCTTCGGGTTGGTCGGACCCAACGGGGCCGGGAAGACGACGCTGCTGTCGATGGCGGTCGGTCTGCTGACGCCGGATCGCGGCAACGCCTGGGTGTCCGGTGCAGCCATCTGGCCGGTCGCCGGATCCGAGCAGGCCAAGGCCGCCCTGGGCGTCCTGCCGTCCGGCCTGGCCATGCCGCCTCGGCTGACCGGCGCGGAGTTGCTGCACTACCTGGGATTGCTTCGGGGGATGCGTGCCGCCGTGGTCAAGGCGCGGACCGATGAGTTGTTGGATGTGCTGGATCTACGAGCTGCCGAACGGACCCTGATCGGCGACTACTCGACCGGCATGCAGAAGAAGATCGGGTTGGCGGCTGCGCTGCTGCACGGGCCCCGGGTGCTGGTGGCCGACGAGCCGTTCGAGGCCGTCGACCCGGTGTCGGCTGCGGTGGTGCGCGCGATTCTGGACGGGTTTCTCGCTGCCGGTGGCACGGTGATCATGAGCAGCCACGTGATGGCGCTGGTCGAGCAGTTGTGTGATCACGTCGCCGTTCTCGATCACGGACGGGTGCTGCGGGCCGGGACGTTGGACCAGGTCCGCGCCGAACTCACCTTGCAGGAAGCGTTCGCTGCCCTGGTGGGCGCGAAACCGCCGTCCCGGGGGCTGTCATGGTACGAGTCCTGA